A part of Desulfitibacter alkalitolerans DSM 16504 genomic DNA contains:
- the pstC gene encoding phosphate ABC transporter permease subunit PstC: MNRMKHTTREKVVKFFLFLAAFTAVLSVMLIAFFVFKEGLPIFKNYGVSEVVFGKQWNPTNQVYGIFSMVVGTIFVTFFAIFIGAPLGISVAIFLAEISPQQISKIVRPAVELLAGIPSVVYGLFGMVAIRSIIADISRGPLGEYLPATYQTGYSVLGAGIILAIMILPTVINISEDAIRSVPKEYKEGALALGASKWQTIYNVILPAAKSGIVTSVILGTGRALGETMAVIMIAGNTTLIPELSWKGLFAPVRTLTGNIALEMGYAGPEHQQALFATGIVLFVFIMFLNVITTLIAKRGFNRA; encoded by the coding sequence ATGAACAGAATGAAACATACCACAAGAGAAAAAGTAGTTAAGTTTTTTTTATTTTTGGCCGCTTTTACTGCAGTGTTAAGTGTAATGCTAATTGCTTTTTTTGTTTTTAAGGAAGGACTGCCTATTTTCAAGAATTATGGTGTTTCCGAAGTAGTATTCGGGAAACAGTGGAATCCTACAAATCAAGTATATGGGATATTTTCCATGGTAGTCGGAACTATTTTTGTGACTTTTTTTGCTATATTTATTGGTGCACCATTGGGTATTTCTGTGGCTATTTTTTTAGCGGAAATATCACCCCAGCAGATATCTAAAATAGTAAGACCTGCTGTTGAGCTGTTGGCTGGAATTCCATCTGTGGTCTATGGTCTTTTTGGGATGGTGGCCATAAGAAGTATTATTGCTGATATTTCCAGGGGGCCTCTTGGTGAGTATTTGCCGGCAACTTATCAAACGGGTTACTCAGTACTGGGTGCAGGAATTATCCTTGCAATTATGATTTTGCCTACTGTAATAAATATTTCAGAGGATGCTATTAGATCTGTCCCCAAAGAGTATAAAGAAGGGGCTTTAGCTTTAGGGGCATCCAAGTGGCAGACTATCTATAATGTTATTCTGCCAGCGGCTAAATCTGGAATTGTTACATCAGTAATATTGGGTACCGGCAGAGCTCTTGGTGAAACAATGGCGGTTATTATGATTGCCGGCAACACTACACTAATACCTGAATTAAGCTGGAAGGGACTATTTGCTCCCGTTAGGACACTAACTGGCAATATAGCATTAGAAATGGGATATGCTGGCCCTGAGCATCAACAAGCCCTTTTTGCAACAGGCATTGTCTTATTTGTTTTTATTATGTTTTTAAATGTGATAACTACTCTTATTGCCAAAAGGGGGTTTAATAGAGCATGA
- the phoU gene encoding phosphate signaling complex protein PhoU → MIRANFQQSLEELQKEICKMGSLVEEMITEAIKSLVKQDLDLADAVLQKDKIVNKLDLEIEDRCMKLIATQQPMGKDLRLIGITFNVIKDLERMADHACDIAKTVKRIGTEPLIKPLIDIPRMAEFAKRMVKKSLDSYVAQDVELAEEISQDDDQVDKLHNQIFRELLVIMMENPKTITQATYLLFISSSLERIGDYATNICESVIFLVTGERKDLNP, encoded by the coding sequence GTGATAAGAGCAAATTTTCAACAGTCCTTAGAGGAGTTGCAAAAAGAAATTTGTAAAATGGGCAGCTTGGTTGAGGAAATGATTACAGAAGCCATCAAGTCACTGGTAAAACAGGATTTAGACCTTGCAGATGCTGTTTTGCAAAAGGATAAAATAGTTAATAAACTAGATCTGGAAATTGAAGACAGATGTATGAAGCTTATAGCAACTCAACAGCCAATGGGCAAGGATTTAAGGTTGATTGGCATTACCTTTAATGTCATTAAAGACTTAGAGCGCATGGCTGATCATGCCTGCGACATAGCCAAGACGGTGAAAAGGATTGGCACAGAGCCCCTTATTAAGCCCCTTATAGATATTCCCAGGATGGCCGAGTTTGCAAAAAGGATGGTAAAAAAATCACTGGATAGTTATGTAGCCCAGGATGTAGAGCTGGCTGAAGAAATATCTCAGGACGATGATCAGGTTGATAAGCTGCACAATCAGATTTTTAGAGAGTTATTAGTTATAATGATGGAAAACCCAAAAACTATTACCCAGGCTACCTATTTGTTGTTTATCAGCAGTTCCCTGGAAAGAATAGGTGATTATGCTACAAACATTTGTGAAAGTGTCATCTTTTTAGTGACAGGGGAAAGAAAGGATTTAAATCCGTAA
- the hcp gene encoding hydroxylamine reductase yields MFGLFKNEKEVQKEDLKMFCYQCSQTPKGGCTKIGVCGKNEDISSLQDTIIFGLKGIAAYATHAREMGYTDPEVDAITQEALYATLTNSNFNLGEHVEMVLKVGSATVKVMDLLDRAHVERLGVPEPVTVTNDKVEGKAIIVTGHNLAALENLLKQSEGKGVNVYTHSEMLPAHGYPQLKKYKHLKGNIGKAWFDQRRLFEEFPGAILATTNCVMPIKGSYADRFFTYGVTGLEGVQKIKGEDFTPVIEKALSLPEANMQSDKTLSTGFHHETVLSIAPQIIDAVKAGKIKRFFVIAGCDKPGKGGDYYRELALSVPDDCVIITTSCGKYRFNDHDFGTIDGIPRYIDLGQCNNSGSAVKIAVALAEAFDCSVNDLPLSIVLSWFEQKAVAILLGLLSLGVKNIYLGPNPPEFLTPNVVKVLQDNFNIKLTGNPQEDLAAMLG; encoded by the coding sequence ATGTTTGGTTTGTTTAAGAATGAAAAGGAAGTTCAAAAAGAGGACCTGAAAATGTTCTGCTATCAATGCTCACAAACCCCCAAGGGAGGTTGTACAAAAATTGGTGTATGCGGCAAGAATGAAGATATTTCAAGTCTGCAGGATACAATAATCTTTGGATTAAAAGGTATTGCAGCCTATGCAACCCACGCCAGAGAAATGGGCTACACTGATCCAGAGGTTGATGCAATTACCCAGGAGGCCCTTTACGCTACACTTACAAACTCAAACTTCAATCTTGGGGAACATGTGGAAATGGTTTTAAAGGTAGGATCAGCAACAGTAAAAGTAATGGACCTGCTTGACAGGGCCCATGTGGAAAGGCTTGGGGTGCCAGAACCTGTAACAGTGACAAATGACAAGGTAGAGGGCAAGGCCATTATTGTAACCGGTCATAATCTGGCTGCTCTAGAAAATCTTCTTAAGCAGTCTGAAGGAAAAGGTGTAAATGTATATACTCACTCAGAAATGCTGCCTGCCCACGGCTATCCCCAGTTAAAGAAATACAAGCACCTAAAGGGCAATATTGGTAAAGCCTGGTTTGACCAGAGAAGGCTTTTTGAAGAATTTCCTGGTGCAATTCTTGCAACAACAAACTGTGTAATGCCAATTAAGGGCAGCTATGCAGACCGTTTCTTCACCTATGGAGTTACAGGACTTGAAGGGGTTCAAAAGATTAAAGGTGAGGATTTTACTCCAGTAATTGAAAAGGCACTTTCACTGCCGGAAGCAAATATGCAATCAGATAAGACCCTGTCAACCGGCTTCCACCACGAAACAGTACTTTCAATTGCACCACAGATTATTGATGCTGTAAAGGCAGGGAAAATAAAACGCTTCTTTGTAATTGCTGGTTGCGACAAGCCTGGCAAGGGCGGAGACTACTATAGAGAGCTTGCCCTTTCTGTACCAGATGATTGTGTAATCATCACAACTTCCTGTGGAAAGTACCGCTTCAATGATCATGACTTTGGAACAATTGATGGAATTCCAAGATATATCGACCTGGGCCAGTGCAACAACTCTGGCTCGGCAGTAAAAATTGCCGTGGCCTTAGCTGAAGCCTTTGACTGCTCTGTAAATGACCTGCCCCTAAGTATAGTATTGTCATGGTTCGAGCAAAAAGCAGTTGCAATCCTGTTAGGTTTGCTAAGTCTTGGGGTGAAAAATATTTACCTGGGACCAAATCCACCTGAATTCTTAACTCCAAATGTTGTAAAAGTCCTTCAGGATAATTTTAACATTAAATTAACAGGAAACCCACAGGAAGACCTGGCAGCCATGCTTGGATAA
- a CDS encoding type II restriction enzyme, with amino-acid sequence MSNSSEITKNDRAWLQLFSKHNILEQIDHSGYFEISANQINEFREARLMTKFDHRINLPKLFSDNNLSILPVTRGSYIISKFEAYEEFDQLNDEVIRATFPEYIESIDYENITSEAMAINCAFVSNIIADFLEDEELLPTVSGRMSSDSFSFNIRNITSNSKMTVNVVNSQLEIDGGFEGIKQLALIEAKNFISDDFIIRQLYYPYRLWRNKVSKKITPVFLVYTNGIFNLYEYEFQDPDNYNSLVLVKQKNYSIEAVDLTLDEIVMVLNRVHYVEEPEVAFPQADSFKRIINLCELLSQGDMKRDDITLNYAFDPRQTNYYTDAGRYLGLINKYRDKAEIIFSLTDEGQRIVRSKYKIRQLKFVEAILKHRVFAETLRLYLQHSEMPARSEIVNIMRECNLFQVEAESTFYRRASTVASWINWILDLQR; translated from the coding sequence TTGAGTAATAGTAGTGAGATAACAAAAAACGATAGAGCATGGCTTCAACTGTTTAGCAAACATAATATATTAGAGCAAATAGACCATAGCGGATATTTTGAAATCTCAGCCAACCAAATCAATGAATTTAGAGAGGCAAGGTTAATGACTAAATTTGACCACCGCATAAACCTTCCTAAGTTGTTTTCTGACAATAATCTATCCATTTTACCAGTTACACGTGGCAGCTATATTATTTCAAAGTTTGAAGCATACGAGGAATTTGATCAGCTGAATGATGAGGTTATAAGAGCGACATTTCCCGAATATATTGAAAGCATTGATTATGAAAACATAACTAGCGAGGCTATGGCCATAAACTGCGCTTTTGTTTCCAACATAATAGCAGACTTTTTGGAGGATGAAGAACTCCTACCAACTGTAAGTGGAAGAATGAGCTCAGACAGTTTTTCCTTTAACATAAGAAATATTACTTCCAATTCTAAAATGACGGTCAATGTAGTCAATTCGCAGTTGGAAATTGATGGCGGTTTTGAAGGTATAAAACAGCTTGCTCTTATAGAAGCTAAGAATTTTATATCAGACGATTTTATAATAAGACAGTTATATTACCCTTATAGACTTTGGCGCAATAAGGTTTCAAAGAAAATAACACCAGTGTTTTTAGTATATACAAATGGTATTTTTAATCTCTATGAGTATGAATTTCAAGATCCCGACAATTATAACTCATTAGTGTTAGTAAAACAGAAGAATTACAGCATCGAAGCAGTAGATCTTACATTAGATGAGATAGTGATGGTCTTGAACCGAGTGCATTATGTTGAAGAGCCAGAGGTAGCATTCCCGCAGGCTGATAGCTTTAAAAGAATAATAAACCTTTGTGAATTGCTATCCCAAGGTGACATGAAAAGGGACGATATTACTCTAAATTATGCCTTTGACCCTCGTCAAACCAATTACTATACTGATGCAGGTCGCTACTTAGGTTTAATAAATAAGTATAGAGATAAAGCCGAAATTATATTTTCATTAACTGATGAAGGACAAAGAATCGTCCGTTCCAAATACAAGATAAGGCAGCTAAAATTTGTAGAAGCAATTTTAAAACATAGAGTATTTGCGGAAACATTGAGACTTTACTTGCAACACAGTGAGATGCCTGCAAGAAGCGAAATAGTAAATATTATGAGGGAATGTAATCTTTTTCAGGTTGAGGCAGAAAGTACATTTTATAGAAGGGCTTCCACTGTTGCTAGTTGGATAAATTGGATTTTAGACTTGCAACGTTAA
- the pstB gene encoding phosphate ABC transporter ATP-binding protein PstB: MYVIEELNLWYGNNHALKNINMNIRRKNVTAIIGPSGCGKSTFIKVLNRMIDLVPDVKICGSVYIDGKNIFSSETSLIDLRSKVGMVFQKPNPFPKSIFENVAFGPKMQGLKLKDKLYHLVERSLKQAALWDEVKDRLHAPGLSLSGGQQQRLCIARALAMEPEVLLMDEPTSALDPISTLKIEELIHKLKENYNIIIVTHNMQQAARVSDRTAFFLSGEVIEEGETEVIFTRPKEQKTNDYITGRFS, encoded by the coding sequence ATTTATGTTATAGAAGAATTAAATTTATGGTATGGAAATAATCATGCTTTGAAGAACATTAATATGAATATTCGAAGGAAAAATGTAACTGCAATAATTGGCCCATCAGGCTGTGGAAAATCTACTTTTATTAAGGTTCTCAACAGAATGATAGATCTAGTTCCTGATGTAAAAATTTGTGGAAGCGTATATATTGATGGTAAGAATATTTTTTCCAGTGAAACAAGTTTAATTGATTTGCGTTCTAAAGTAGGCATGGTATTTCAAAAGCCCAACCCTTTTCCCAAATCAATTTTTGAAAATGTAGCCTTTGGGCCTAAGATGCAGGGGCTTAAGTTAAAAGACAAGCTTTACCATCTGGTAGAAAGAAGTTTGAAGCAGGCTGCCTTGTGGGATGAAGTAAAAGACAGGCTGCATGCTCCGGGGCTGAGTTTATCTGGGGGGCAGCAGCAGAGATTATGTATAGCGAGAGCACTGGCCATGGAACCAGAAGTTTTACTAATGGATGAACCAACCTCGGCTCTAGATCCAATATCAACACTTAAAATCGAAGAATTGATTCATAAATTAAAAGAAAACTATAATATAATAATTGTAACTCATAATATGCAGCAAGCAGCCCGTGTTTCTGATAGAACAGCATTTTTTTTAAGTGGTGAAGTAATTGAAGAAGGTGAGACTGAAGTCATTTTTACAAGGCCTAAAGAACAGAAAACTAATGATTATATTACCGGTAGATTTAGTTAG
- a CDS encoding phosphate ABC transporter substrate-binding protein gives MKTGFRSKSLVLLVAAVLLMAALFAAGCGQGNQDSGTPKEDPKPETPALSGTVKIAGSTSVQPISEELANAFMAINSGVRIEVSGGGSGAGVRAAESGAADIGAASRELKADEIGVTGIVIAIDGIAVIVHPENPVNDLPFEDIQKIFRGEITNWSEVGGADASIVVVNREEGSGTRGAFHEIVVGDKNEFVSTAIIQNSTGAVREAVSNDVNAIGYISLGGINNSIKTLMVDGVEPTVEMVKAQKYPVARPFNYVVKKDAQLSEVAQAFVDFVLSDEGQKVVTESGLVPVK, from the coding sequence ATGAAAACAGGTTTTAGATCAAAAAGCTTAGTATTACTTGTAGCAGCAGTATTATTAATGGCAGCACTTTTTGCAGCAGGATGCGGACAAGGCAATCAGGATTCAGGAACACCTAAAGAAGATCCCAAACCAGAAACACCAGCATTAAGTGGTACTGTTAAAATTGCAGGTTCAACTTCTGTACAGCCTATATCTGAAGAATTGGCAAATGCCTTTATGGCCATAAATTCTGGAGTTAGAATAGAGGTATCTGGTGGTGGATCAGGAGCTGGTGTTAGAGCAGCAGAATCTGGAGCAGCAGATATTGGAGCAGCTTCTAGAGAATTAAAAGCTGATGAGATTGGTGTGACAGGAATAGTAATTGCAATAGATGGCATAGCAGTAATTGTTCATCCAGAGAACCCTGTAAATGATTTGCCCTTTGAAGACATACAAAAGATTTTTAGAGGAGAAATAACTAACTGGAGCGAGGTTGGCGGAGCAGATGCCAGTATAGTGGTGGTTAACAGGGAAGAAGGCTCTGGTACACGTGGTGCTTTTCATGAGATAGTTGTTGGAGATAAAAATGAGTTTGTGAGTACAGCTATAATTCAAAATTCAACAGGTGCTGTTAGAGAAGCAGTTTCAAATGATGTAAATGCAATTGGCTATATATCATTAGGCGGCATTAACAATAGTATCAAAACTTTAATGGTAGATGGAGTAGAACCAACAGTAGAAATGGTAAAGGCACAAAAATACCCAGTTGCCCGTCCCTTTAACTATGTAGTTAAAAAAGATGCCCAATTAAGTGAAGTTGCCCAAGCCTTTGTAGATTTTGTTTTAAGTGATGAAGGCCAAAAAGTTGTGACAGAAAGTGGTTTAGTGCCAGTAAAATAA
- the pstA gene encoding phosphate ABC transporter permease PstA: MRKVEKQQAIAYGILSVAAFMTVLILGLIIFYVLSRGLSMISIEFLTAHPRKMGSEGGIFPAIIGTVYLVFTTMIVATPIGVGAAIYLNEYTREGPITNSIRFATEALAGIPSIVFGLFGFAFFVILLKPITGGWSIISGALTGVTMILPTIVRSSEEALKAVPAILREGSLALGTTRWQTIQRVVLPTAFPGILTGLILSIGRVIGETAAFLLTLGGTLLLPHSIFDGSRTLSLHLYMVAMETGAMDMAFGTGAVLIFVVIIINATSTFLLKRFMKKIS; this comes from the coding sequence ATGAGGAAAGTTGAAAAACAGCAGGCCATTGCCTATGGTATTTTAAGTGTTGCAGCTTTTATGACTGTTTTGATACTTGGTCTAATAATTTTTTATGTACTAAGCAGGGGACTAAGTATGATAAGCATAGAGTTTCTAACAGCTCATCCTAGAAAAATGGGTTCTGAAGGGGGTATTTTTCCTGCCATCATAGGTACCGTTTATTTGGTTTTTACAACAATGATTGTTGCTACTCCCATTGGTGTGGGTGCTGCTATTTACCTGAACGAGTATACCAGGGAAGGTCCAATAACTAACAGTATTAGATTTGCCACTGAAGCACTTGCAGGTATACCATCAATAGTTTTTGGGCTGTTTGGTTTTGCTTTTTTTGTAATTCTTTTAAAACCCATTACGGGAGGCTGGTCAATAATATCAGGGGCTCTAACAGGTGTAACCATGATACTGCCCACAATAGTTCGCTCTTCAGAGGAAGCCTTGAAGGCTGTACCAGCTATTCTAAGGGAAGGAAGTCTGGCACTAGGTACAACTAGATGGCAGACCATACAAAGGGTTGTTCTGCCAACGGCCTTTCCCGGTATTTTAACAGGATTAATTCTTTCAATTGGAAGGGTTATAGGCGAAACTGCAGCTTTTCTTTTAACTCTAGGCGGAACCTTACTTCTTCCCCACTCCATATTTGATGGCAGCAGAACATTATCGCTGCATTTATATATGGTGGCCATGGAGACTGGTGCAATGGATATGGCTTTTGGTACGGGAGCTGTGCTAATATTTGTGGTTATTATAATTAATGCCACATCAACATTTTTGTTAAAGAGGTTCATGAAAAAAATCTCTTAG
- a CDS encoding methylglyoxal synthase: MRVGLIAHDKKKDELIQFVRDNKSLLEKCELIATGTTGQMIEWSTGLKVKRCLSGPLGGDQQIGAMVAEGKIDMIIFLRDPLTAQPHEPDITALLRVCDVHNLPVATNLKTAQMFIYYMAANIHN, from the coding sequence ATGAGAGTTGGATTAATTGCCCATGATAAGAAAAAGGATGAACTTATACAATTTGTAAGAGACAACAAGAGCCTACTAGAAAAGTGTGAACTAATAGCCACCGGAACTACTGGTCAAATGATAGAATGGTCCACTGGATTAAAGGTTAAGAGATGCTTATCTGGTCCACTAGGGGGAGATCAGCAGATAGGAGCCATGGTAGCTGAGGGTAAAATTGACATGATTATCTTCTTAAGAGATCCATTGACGGCCCAGCCCCATGAACCTGACATTACAGCCCTTTTGAGAGTCTGTGATGTGCATAACCTTCCTGTAGCCACTAATCTGAAGACGGCCCAGATGTTTATTTATTACATGGCTGCTAATATACACAATTAA
- the pstB gene encoding phosphate ABC transporter ATP-binding protein PstB, with product MQTKIEVEGLNLYYGSLKALSNVSLQLPSNQVSALIGPSGCGKSTFIRTLNRMNDLISGVTIQGKVLIDNINIYDKEIDVVELRKRIGMVFQKPNPFPMSIYENVIYGPRCHGVKDKKKLNEIMEKSLKKAVLWDEVKDRLKDSALSLSGGQQQRLCIARVLAVEPDIVLMDEPTSALDPIATLKIEELVTNLKEDYTIVIVTHNMEQAARVSDTTSFFLNGEVIETGPTELIFTNPKQKKTEDYITGRFG from the coding sequence ATGCAAACCAAAATTGAAGTAGAAGGACTAAATTTATACTATGGAAGTCTAAAGGCATTAAGCAATGTATCCCTCCAATTACCCAGCAATCAGGTGTCTGCTTTAATTGGACCATCGGGATGTGGCAAATCAACCTTTATAAGAACTTTAAACCGAATGAATGACCTGATTTCGGGAGTTACTATACAAGGCAAGGTTTTAATTGATAATATTAATATATATGACAAGGAAATTGATGTTGTTGAACTTCGCAAAAGAATCGGAATGGTATTCCAAAAGCCTAATCCTTTTCCCATGAGTATTTATGAAAATGTAATCTATGGACCAAGATGCCATGGTGTTAAAGATAAAAAAAAATTAAATGAAATCATGGAGAAGAGCTTAAAAAAAGCTGTTTTATGGGATGAAGTAAAGGACCGCTTGAAGGATTCGGCCCTGAGCCTTTCAGGGGGACAGCAGCAAAGACTTTGTATTGCACGTGTACTGGCTGTAGAGCCTGACATAGTCCTTATGGATGAACCAACATCAGCCCTTGATCCAATAGCTACACTTAAAATTGAAGAATTAGTTACTAATTTAAAAGAAGATTATACAATAGTTATAGTAACTCATAATATGGAGCAAGCAGCCCGTGTGTCAGACACTACCTCCTTCTTTTTAAATGGTGAAGTAATAGAAACGGGGCCTACTGAATTAATTTTTACTAATCCAAAACAAAAGAAAACTGAAGATTATATTACTGGAAGATTTGGTTAA
- a CDS encoding DNA adenine methylase, which yields MAINKLVTPVVKWVGGKRQIINQIVKYIPKSFSTYYEPFLGGGAVLFELQPKTAVVNDINAELINLYEVIKNNVNELIDDLKQHRNDETYFYELRELDRNKEYYNHLTPIQRASRLIYLNKTCYNGLFRVNKAGQFNTPFGNYKNPNIVNEYTLKAVSSYFNKAQITFTCKDFNEALKGARKGAFVYLDPPYDPVSDSASFTGYDKGGFDQSEQIRLKNACDKLNEKGIKFLLSNSATDFIKDLYKDYKIEIIQAKRVINSKADKRGEIDEVLVMNFE from the coding sequence ATGGCAATTAATAAATTAGTTACACCTGTGGTAAAATGGGTAGGTGGAAAACGACAGATTATAAATCAAATAGTAAAATATATTCCTAAAAGCTTTTCAACCTACTATGAACCATTTTTGGGCGGTGGTGCTGTTTTATTTGAACTGCAGCCAAAAACAGCCGTTGTAAATGATATAAATGCTGAGTTAATTAATCTTTATGAAGTAATAAAAAACAATGTAAATGAATTAATAGATGATCTAAAGCAGCATAGAAACGATGAGACTTACTTTTATGAATTAAGAGAACTAGATCGGAATAAAGAATATTATAATCATCTTACGCCAATTCAAAGAGCCTCTAGGTTAATATACCTGAATAAGACATGCTATAATGGGCTGTTTAGGGTTAATAAGGCAGGACAGTTCAATACACCTTTTGGTAACTACAAGAATCCCAACATTGTAAATGAATATACCTTAAAGGCTGTCAGTAGCTATTTCAATAAAGCTCAGATTACTTTCACATGTAAAGATTTTAATGAAGCCCTAAAAGGGGCGAGAAAAGGAGCATTTGTCTATCTTGACCCACCGTATGATCCGGTTTCAGATAGTGCTAGTTTCACTGGATATGACAAGGGCGGGTTTGACCAAAGTGAACAAATACGACTTAAAAATGCATGTGATAAATTAAACGAAAAAGGCATAAAATTTTTGCTTTCAAATTCAGCTACAGATTTTATTAAAGACCTGTATAAGGACTATAAAATCGAGATAATACAAGCCAAAAGGGTTATTAATTCTAAGGCTGACAAGCGGGGCGAAATTGATGAAGTGTTGGTGATGAATTTTGAGTAA
- a CDS encoding YajQ family cyclic di-GMP-binding protein, translated as MAKAESFDVVSRINMQEVDNAINQTNKEISQRYDFKNSKSQVSLEDGNLKVIADDDFKLRSVIDILQSKLIRRQVPIKNLEYGKVEEASGGTVRQLIKLKQGIETETAKQIVKDIKNLKLKVQGQIMDDQVRVSGKSRDDLQAVISFLKEQDYKLELQFTNYR; from the coding sequence ATGGCTAAAGCCGAATCCTTCGACGTTGTTTCAAGGATAAATATGCAGGAGGTTGACAACGCTATTAACCAAACAAATAAAGAAATTTCCCAGAGGTATGACTTTAAAAACAGCAAGTCCCAGGTGAGTCTGGAGGATGGAAATCTTAAAGTCATTGCAGATGATGACTTTAAGCTTAGAAGTGTTATTGATATCCTCCAATCAAAGCTTATACGCAGGCAGGTCCCAATTAAGAATTTAGAATACGGCAAGGTTGAGGAAGCAAGTGGCGGAACAGTCCGCCAGCTTATCAAACTCAAGCAGGGTATTGAAACAGAAACTGCCAAGCAGATAGTTAAGGACATTAAGAATCTTAAACTCAAGGTTCAGGGCCAAATAATGGATGACCAGGTTCGTGTTTCAGGCAAGAGCAGGGATGATCTGCAGGCAGTGATAAGTTTTTTAAAAGAACAGGATTATAAATTAGAGCTGCAGTTTACCAACTACAGATAA
- a CDS encoding Crp/Fnr family transcriptional regulator: protein MKPDSNIIRKIPVFSELEGHLIEKIAELTIIKKYAKNDIIFFEGDPGEAIHFVKSGKVKIFKTSEGGKEIIINILNPGDIFAEVILFQKNIPYPASVEVIEEGEIGSIRNRDLERLISENPQLAVELLRAMAKKLKEVQQRVRELGSNDAIERTIRVLSALAKNHGSKTKDGIVLCKNITRQDMANLVGTTRETMSRILSKFSKEGLVEIKGRTIVIKNADALEEYYI, encoded by the coding sequence ATGAAACCTGACAGCAATATTATAAGAAAAATTCCTGTTTTCTCAGAATTAGAAGGGCACTTAATTGAAAAAATTGCTGAGCTTACAATTATCAAAAAATATGCCAAGAATGATATTATTTTCTTTGAAGGGGACCCAGGGGAAGCAATCCATTTTGTGAAATCTGGCAAGGTAAAGATCTTTAAAACCTCTGAGGGCGGCAAAGAAATTATAATAAACATACTTAATCCTGGAGATATATTTGCTGAGGTTATTTTGTTCCAAAAGAATATACCCTATCCTGCCTCGGTAGAGGTAATAGAAGAAGGTGAAATTGGTTCTATTCGAAATAGAGATTTAGAGAGGCTTATTTCAGAAAATCCCCAGCTAGCTGTGGAACTTTTGCGTGCCATGGCTAAAAAGCTTAAGGAAGTACAGCAAAGGGTTAGGGAACTCGGAAGCAATGATGCTATTGAAAGAACCATTAGAGTGTTATCTGCCCTTGCAAAAAACCACGGCAGCAAAACAAAGGATGGCATAGTTCTCTGTAAAAACATTACTCGTCAGGATATGGCTAATTTAGTAGGTACTACAAGAGAAACCATGAGCAGGATTTTATCAAAGTTCAGCAAGGAAGGTCTTGTAGAAATAAAAGGCAGAACAATTGTTATAAAGAATGCTGATGCCCTGGAGGAGTATTATATTTAG